GTGGAGCTCCTCCGGAGCGGCAGCGCGCGGGGCAAGAAGGACGCCGCCACGGCCATCTTCAACCTGGTGCTGACCCCGCAGAACAGGGCCCGGGCCACCCAGGCGGGCATCGTGCCGGCGCTGCTCAGGGTGATGGACGACAAGGGGCTCGGCATGGTGGACGAGGCGCTGTCCATCTTCCTGCTGCTGTCGTCCCACGCCGCGTGCCGCGCCGAGATCGGGACGACGGCGTTCGTGGAGAAGCTCGTGCGGCTGATCAAGGACGGCACGCCCAAGAACAAGGAGTGCGCGCTGTCCGTGCTGCTGGAGCTGGGCACCAACAGCAAGCCGCTCCTGGTGCACGGGCTCAGGTTCGGCCTCCACGAGGACCTCTCCAAGATCGCCAAGAACGGAACCAGCAGAGCGCAGAGGAAGGCCAACTCGCTCATTCAGCTGGCGCGCAAGTGCTAACTGGTTGTGTTGGAGGCTGGAGGCGCACAATGTATTTGTAAtccattgggggggggggggggggggggggcatagaGTTTCTTTTGTGCATCTCGTATTCACGGCCAACAAACAGATTTCTCGTGTTTTGCTAGGGTGGAAGGAATTGGCTAACTTTGAATTTTGTGTGTTACATAGAGCAATATTTTGAATTTCGAAACGGTTGGAATTTTGAAACATAGAGGTGATGAGGAGGTCACACATAGCCAAACCCAAACACACGCAACACCCAGCCTTTTATGAATGCAAAGCACACCAACTGTCGAattcatttttttgaaaaacaaatTTTAAGAGCTGGACTCCTTTCGGTTTTGTTTCGACTTATTTCGCCTTAGAGCGTGGTATATATAACTTGTAGAGCCTTATGTGCAAAATGTCATCTCACACCGACATGTGAGCTCCTGTTTTGGATCTACAAGTCGGTGAGTCAATTGCTATTTAGACCTGATCACGGGCCACCCGACCCGataaacccgacccaacccatCCAAAAAAAACctaacccgacccgacccgatcaAGTGATGGGTCGGGTATAGACCGAAATATTTGACccaaaactaaaaaaatcaGATTCAATCTGAAAATTATACACAAAATTGCAGGCCAATCCGACCCAATccgaacccgacccaacccgattATGTCATGGACCGGGCATGCGCCAATATTTTTTGACTCAAAATTCGAAGTGACCCAACCCGATTCACAAATGATTAGGTCTACTGTTATTATCTGGGCTGTTTTTTTCTAGCTTCAACCATCATCTGTCAAGCTCGAAGTGGCCTCGGCGATACCCATGCTGTCCCGATGCGCCCGCTCCCCAGCCCCGCcacgctcgccgcccgccgcctcctccgtgaCAACCAGCGCATCAGCGAGCTCGCCCGCGCCGGCAACCTTGCCGCGGCGCGCCGGGTGTTCGATGCGATGCCGCGGCGCGACGTCGTCTCCTGGAACGCGCTCCTCACCGCGCTCTGGCGCGGCGGGCGAGACCACctgcccgccgcgcgccgcctcttCGACGCCATGcccgcccgcaacgtcatctcCTGGAACTCGATCGTCGCGGGGTGCCTCGCGCACGGTGACCTGGCCGCGGCCTCCGCCTACTTTGCGCGCGCCCCGGTGCGGAACGTGGCCACGTGGAACGCCATGCTCGCGGGGCTCGTCCGGCTCGGCCGCCTGGAGGACGCGGAGAGCCTGTTCGGTGAAATGCCCGCACGGAACGTGGTGTCGTACACAACCATGGTGGACGCTCTCGCCCGGCGCGGGGAGGTGGCGAGGGCGCGGGACGTGTTTGACTCAATGCCCGAGAGGAACCTCGTGTCGTGGGCAGCGATGATCAGTGGCTACGTTGAGAACGGCATGTTCACCGAGGCAAGGGAACTGTTTGAGGCTATGCCGGATAAGAATGTTGTGGCGTGCACTGCGATGATCACTGGGTACTGCAAAGAGGGGGATGTGGAGAGCGCAAGGAGGCTGTTTGATGGGGTTCTTGTTAAGGATGTCATATCCTGGAATGCTATGATCTCAGGTAATTTATACAGGCTAGAGTCCTTTCTTATGCTTCCATTTTGCTAGTATAATATGATCGAAGGACTACTAATTGTGAAATAGCTTAGATATGCCAATTGAGCAGTGTAACTTACCTGAATGATGCAGCCATGGTAGCCTTCTATATCAAGCTCTATATGGGGCTGTGCATCCCTCTCCCTCAGCTATTCAGTGACTTTGTCAGTTGCGAATCTGCATCTGTATATCTATTGTTTTGAGTTGTTTCAAAGAAATGATAATAGTTGGTGCTATTTGATAGCTGCGACAAATTCTCTTAATAAGGTGCAAATAAAAGGAATAAAGTTTTGTTTTTGTGATACAAAATTTATGTCACCCGTGCTAGTGTCAAGCAATAACTTCTCTGGGGAGTCCACAAATGTGTGCTTGACATAATCATTTTCTTGACCACTTCAAAATTTTCAACGATATGAACTCAATGCTTCAATTTTTATTCCTTGTTAACATACCTGATTGCCAACTCTGGAGTGCAGATTGCATGACGAAGTGTGATAGTTCTTTTTGGCTGTTTAATGCTTGAAGCATTGGACTGTAGTGTTTGAAGCTTTCAGCTGCTATGATGTTCTATGTTTAGGagtttcttctcttttcttagAAAATTTGTAGGGCCTCTGTGATTTGATTAAGAGACAAATAATTCCTTTAGAAGGCACTCCCTCCAGTTGAAATTATAATGCGTATTCTGTTCCGTTAGGGACTTGGATTGACAGCTACTCCATTGATATGTCATTTATGTGATAATACAAAACCAATTGACAGCTATTCCATTGATATGTCATTTATGTGATACAAAACCATAATCACACTTAAGTATTCTTTCAATACAAATATAGTAACATCAATTTTGTGTAAAAAAACATAAATGTACTTATAGAGTAGTTTTTGGTAAAGCCTTGTCCTAACAAAATGAAATGCGCCTTGTAATTTCAAATGATGGGAGTACTAAACTCCCAGGAAACCTATCCAACCACATGGAGAAAACAGCCCAAAGCAGATCTGCAACATGGTTTGGGAATACTGTGGCTAAACCACAACACAAGCATTAGCTACTGTAGCAGTCTGACAAGACAATTTAAATTGATAAACACAGAACACCAGTGCTGGTCTCAGTTGCCCAATGCCATCCCTGTTTCTCCATGTCTTCCTTAATTGATATAGTCCTGTTAtgtattttatttgttttgcatAAAGAAGGTAGTTCAGTTATCAAAAAACTGAAGATCATATGCCTAGCCCCTTTTCTTGTTGCTATTGCTGCCACTGAACATGCATTGAGGAAAATTACCACAGTTCACTTTTCCAAATTTCTGCAGGATATGTTCATAATGGATACGGAGAAGAAGCTATGAGACTGCACGTGGTAATGCACAAAGAAGGTGTAAAACCAGATCATGCAACAATTATTGCAGTCCTGACTGCATGTTCTGCTCTTGCTTTGCTCAGACAAGGAAAGTCCGCACATGCTATTGCCATCAAAACATTGTTAGAATCTAGCACCTCTTTTTCTAATGCTTTGATGACAATGTACAGCAGATGTGGCAGTGTGGGTGAATCAGAGTTAGTCTTTGTAAATCTGAAAAGCCAGGACATTGTTTCTTGGAACACAATAATTGCTGCGTATGCGCAACATGGTAAATATCAGAAAGTTATCGCACTATTCCATGAGATGGAAGTCCGTGGGCTCACTCCTGATGACATTACCTTCCTTAGTGTGTTATCAGCATGCGGGCATGTTGGCATGGTGGATGTAAGCTTGAAATTGTTTGATCTGATGTCATCCAAATACGGAATATCTCCAAGAGCTGAACACTATGCTTGTATTGTGGATATACTGAGCCGAGCGGGGCAATTGGAGAAAGCTTGTAATTATATAAAAGAGATGCCATTAGAAGCTGAGAAGAATGTTTGGGGTGCCTTGCTTGGAGCTTGTCAGACACATGGTTATGTGCAGCTGGGCGAACTTGCAGCTAAGATGCTCGTTCAGTCAGACTCCGAAAATTCAGGGCCTTATGTGATGCTTTCAAACATATATGCGGCTGCTGGCATGTGGGGTCAAGTCAATCAAATAAGAGGTCGGATGAAAGAAAGAGGGGTGAAGAAACAACCTGGATACAGTTGGACGGAGATTGCTAATGAAGTTCATATGTTTGTGGGTGGTGATGCATCTCATCCGGAGATGAGCAAGATCATATCTGAGCTGAGAAAAATCAACTTCCATATGAAAATGGTCACCAATGAAACTCATATAATGGCAGAACTGGCATAAGAATGTGGCTGCTACTTCTGATAGTCTCCAAGTTTTTATGCCATTTGAAACACCCACTCTACCCAATCGCTAGTCATGACTCATGAGTTCAAGGATCAGATTTCTACGGAGTAGATTATCCACCTTGGTTACATGTATATCAAGCATGGCTTCTAATCAGACAAGTCTAGTGGGTATCGCAATGATGACAACTAGGTTCTTCACAATAAATAAATGAGGAGGTCGTGGCAACTTGATGGTTGGAAGTACAAATTACAAGGAACATATGAACAATTTTTTTCAGGTAGTAATAATCATGTTAATTTATGTTGGTCTTGGAAGTACTATTGttttacaaaataaaatataGATCCAATTTTCTTATTGCAGGCTTCCCAGCAATATTTAGTAAGATGGATGGCTAGTTGGATCAATTGATCCAAATTAAGGTAAATATGGTTCTCTGGAAATAGTAATGCCAGTCCTCCACAGAACCCTTGCAGTTTTCCTTAAACACCTTAATGAGATAATGCAATGTTACTTTTGGTCCATTCGACTGACAAGCGCTCTAGTGTTACATACGTAATTAACTTAAAAAAGGTTGATAGCTTGCCAAAGTTCTTTTaatcttctttttttcccttgaagatgcaggagagctgtgtatctttatatcaagaagaaaaaaggGTAGAGAACCCTTACAACAGACCCAAGTTCAATATGTGGGTTACTTATGAACATCAAGATACAAAGGGCAATTGCAAGCTATTCCACTTTTCATGTTCTATTCTCTGTACATTAAATCCGTGACACAAAGTAAAACAAAAGGTCACTGCAAATAGCTTTTCATCTCTTGGAGTGAAATCTTTGGCATTCCATATGTCATGAGCTCAAGGGCTTTGAAC
The Panicum virgatum strain AP13 chromosome 6N, P.virgatum_v5, whole genome shotgun sequence genome window above contains:
- the LOC120678820 gene encoding pentatricopeptide repeat-containing protein At1g09410, mitochondrial-like, which produces MRPLPSPATLAARRLLRDNQRISELARAGNLAAARRVFDAMPRRDVVSWNALLTALWRGGRDHLPAARRLFDAMPARNVISWNSIVAGCLAHGDLAAASAYFARAPVRNVATWNAMLAGLVRLGRLEDAESLFGEMPARNVVSYTTMVDALARRGEVARARDVFDSMPERNLVSWAAMISGYVENGMFTEARELFEAMPDKNVVACTAMITGYCKEGDVESARRLFDGVLVKDVISWNAMISGYVHNGYGEEAMRLHVVMHKEGVKPDHATIIAVLTACSALALLRQGKSAHAIAIKTLLESSTSFSNALMTMYSRCGSVGESELVFVNLKSQDIVSWNTIIAAYAQHGKYQKVIALFHEMEVRGLTPDDITFLSVLSACGHVGMVDVSLKLFDLMSSKYGISPRAEHYACIVDILSRAGQLEKACNYIKEMPLEAEKNVWGALLGACQTHGYVQLGELAAKMLVQSDSENSGPYVMLSNIYAAAGMWGQVNQIRGRMKERGVKKQPGYSWTEIANEVHMFVGGDASHPEMSKIISELRKINFHMKMVTNETHIMAELA